From the Nitrobacter hamburgensis X14 genome, one window contains:
- a CDS encoding Rha family transcriptional regulator, producing MRPVVSAHSQSSTVPALHLPATAAQPSPFATGAAPTMSSREIADLVEKRHDNVKRTIETLVERGVIVRPQFEDEHSTDALGRSRTERVYRIGKRDSYVIVAQLSPEFTARLVDRWQELETQASRPALPANYAAALRELASTVEVVEQQQALISEQQPKVEFYDQFVKADGLLGYQEAGTAAGCYPNKFCNWLKIDHLFYRGKKLMPRSQFVRRGLFEIRPELDADGESHLRGWVTAKGVEHFAKHAPDNIRITSREVKP from the coding sequence ATGCGACCCGTAGTATCCGCGCACAGCCAGTCATCGACTGTCCCGGCGCTTCACCTTCCAGCCACTGCCGCTCAACCCAGCCCGTTCGCCACCGGCGCCGCGCCGACTATGTCGAGCCGCGAGATCGCGGATCTGGTCGAGAAGCGCCACGACAACGTCAAGCGCACCATCGAAACCCTTGTCGAACGCGGCGTAATCGTCCGTCCTCAATTTGAGGATGAACATTCCACCGATGCGCTGGGTCGTTCCCGGACGGAACGCGTCTACCGGATCGGCAAGCGCGACAGCTACGTGATCGTCGCGCAGCTTTCTCCGGAGTTCACGGCTCGCCTCGTCGACCGATGGCAGGAGCTGGAGACGCAGGCGAGCCGCCCGGCCCTGCCTGCCAACTACGCCGCCGCCCTGCGCGAACTCGCCAGCACCGTCGAAGTCGTCGAACAGCAGCAGGCTCTGATCTCAGAGCAGCAGCCGAAGGTCGAGTTTTACGACCAGTTCGTCAAAGCCGATGGTTTGCTTGGGTATCAGGAAGCCGGCACTGCCGCCGGCTGCTATCCGAACAAGTTCTGCAACTGGTTGAAGATCGACCACCTGTTTTACCGCGGCAAAAAGCTGATGCCGCGATCACAGTTCGTCCGCCGTGGTCTCTTTGAGATCCGGCCCGAGTTAGACGCCGATGGCGAATCTCACCTCCGAGGCTGGGTCACGGCCAAGGGCGTGGAGCATTTCGCGAAACATGCTCCAGATAACATCCGGATCACCTCTCGCGAGGTGAAGCCGTGA